One Manduca sexta isolate Smith_Timp_Sample1 chromosome 28, JHU_Msex_v1.0, whole genome shotgun sequence DNA window includes the following coding sequences:
- the LOC119191063 gene encoding tRNA pseudouridine(38/39) synthase-like translates to MDTKPDKVFPRQKNKSVSREELLNLDKDELVDGILRLEAHNTQLKKCIISKNLNNDEKSGVNTNKKPFNFANCHFRRVLLHVMYFGWDYQGFVVQEDSIQTIEHHLFKP, encoded by the exons ATGGATACAAAACCAGACAAAGTATTTCCAaggcaaaaaaataaatctgtttctCGTGAAGAACTATTAAATTTGGATAAAGAT GAGTTAGTGGACGGGATATTGCGTTTAGAGGCGCATAATACGCaacttaaaaaatgtattataagcaaaaatttgaataatgaCGAGAAAAGTGGCGTTAATACGAATAAAAAGCCTTTCAACTTTGCCAA CTGCCATTTCCGCCGGGTCTTACTCCACGTGATGTACTTCGGTTGGGACTATCAGGGTTTTGTGGTGCAAGAGGATTCTATACAGACTATAGAGCACCATCTTTTCAAGCCCTGA